ATTTAATTACAGTGGTGAGGGCGATGAAGTCAAAATAAGCCTTTTTAAAGGCAATAAATTTTACGGAGAGATAGATAGTTTCCCTATGGATCGTAGAAGCTCGGCTTTGATGATAATTTATGATTGGGAAGTCGGCTCTGGTTTTCCCGGCGGTGTCAATACTGGAGACAACTATAGTATCGGCGTAAGTTTATTCACTAAAGAGGAGGTCTTGCTTTACCACACAAGAAGTGAGTATTTCAGCATTGTTTATCCATCCGCAGAGGGAACAGAATTGCCTGCGTGCGACAGGCTTAAGGCAATTCCTGGTCCGGCAAGTTATATCAACTCTTGTCAGACAAGAGGATATAAGGGAGCTTGCTTTAAGGGAGATGTGTTCAATCGGTGCGTGCATCTTGAATCTTGCGAGCAAGGAGAACGTCGGTGCGAGATTTACATATAGTTATATAAACGAAAGAAAATTATTTTCTTCCCTTTTTTATTTAAATTTTAGCTAAAAGCAAAAACCGCTTTTGTGGCTCCAAAATTAACTCAAAATTTGCTGTGGAACGCAATAAATTTTCAAAGAAAATTTAAGTCGCGTAAACCGCGTTGTCGCGGTAACGCGACTTTCGTAGCGTTCCAACAGCGTTTAAATTTTTCTGAAAGAAAAATTTATTACGCTGTGCCCCCAGAAGGAATTGAACCCTCGTCAGTGGCTTAAAAGGCCATTGCTTTACCACTAAGCTATGGGGGCGAAATATACTGATAGTGTTTATCGTATCAAATTTTCCGATAAAATCAAATTCAAGTTTTTTGTTTTTTGATCAGATTTTTCTAAATTCTTTGCCGATGGTTGTTTCTAAAATTTCCAAAGTAGCTTTGACCGACGGGTTGCTTGTATTTTTCAGAATTAATCTATTTCCGTATATGTTTAATAATGGAGTTAAAAATTCATCGCCCCATGAGGGAGAAAAGGTTAACACGCCATCAAAATTTAACTCTATTATTTCGTCCTCTTTTGCGCCTTTCGAAAGCGGACGAAACGCCAAAAACGCCTCTTTTCCTGTTTGTCGGGAAATAAGCGTAGTCCCAAATTTTTTTAATTCCGTAATCATAATTTTTAGTATTATTTTTTAATATGATATTAATGCTAAGCATCCCCTGATGTTTTCTTTTACGTTTTCCATATTTAAATTTGAGCTGTTGCCGTTTAATGCCAATCTTGCGTCTCCTGTCCGGAAAAACAGGTTAATTGGATTTTCCGAGATAATTTTTTTAACATATTTCAACCCATTGCCTCTGGCTTCAGGCTCTCTTCCTGAAATGACTTCAGTAAATGCAGTTTCCAAAGCTTCTTTATGGTTTTTCAGATTTGGCCTTACTCTTTTTAATGTTTCTAAAATTCCCACGCCTCTGTCAACCAATACAATTTGTTTTTTATTCAAGTCGTATCCGAAAAAAATTCCGGGAATATCCGGCCATTGGCCCAAATTGTGATCATACGAATTATTGCCTATTTCACCGGCTGCCGACACGAGTAAGGAAAACAAATCCCTGCTGTCTTTATTTTGCATCATCAGTTCCCCCATTTTTGTTATGCGGGCAAGAAAAATTGCGCTATTCTAGCAATAATAAACCGCCAAAGGTTCAAATCCTTTTTTGTCAGCTGACCATTTTTTTGCCAACCTGAATCCGTCTAAAGTTTTTGAAAATTCTTCAACTTCATTGAGGTTGTACCAGCGATGGCTTCCCGTTTCTCTGTTCCGGCGAAAAGACGGAAAACGGCTGTTTTTATCCCATCGCCTCAAAGTGTCCACAGAGCAAGCAAGCAGTTCAGCTGTTTGTCCTATTGATAGTATTTTTTTCATAAGCGACAAATCTATGTAAATTTTACAAATATTAAGGCAAAACCTCCCGTAAACCTATGTAAATCTTAGCGTAAACAAATCTATCCCGTCAACAGGCCTTCGCTCCCAAATTTCTATTCTATTTTGGGCGACAGCCCTATCTATCGGAGAGTTTTTTTCTCCCAAAAGCTTCCTAAACCATGTCAAATTTTGGCGTAAATAAAAACATCTCCCGAATGGAGATGTCCCTTAAAAAATTTATAGTCCTGCTTCTTTCAGTTTTTTCAATAACTCTTCCTGCTCTTTGGTTAATTTTTGAGGAGTATTAATTGTCAGCTGGATAAAAAGATTTCCGCTCCCGCTTCCTGAAAAATGCGGAATGCCTTCATTGGAGATTTTTAAAATTTTTCCCGATTTAGTTCCGGAAGGAACCTTAACTGTCATTTTCTTTCCATCAAGGGCGATGATTTTTATTTCGCCTCCTAAAGCCGCTTGAGAAAAAGAAATTAAAACATCAGCGATCAGATCATCTCCTTTTCTTTGGAAAACAGGATGAGGCTTGACCATAATTCTTATGTACAAGCTACCCGGCCTCCCCCCTCGCCTTCCGGCATCGCCTTTCCCTTCAACCTTGAGCATTTGATTGGCATTGACTCCAGCCGGCATAAAAAAGACGACAGTTTCTTTTTCCTTTATTCTCCCCTCCCCTCGGCAGACATTGCAGGGTTTCTCCGGCTTATTTCCTTCGCCCTTGCATTCAGGACAGACAACCCGTTGAGTGAAAGAACCCAAAAAAGTTTTCCTTATCTGTTGGACGTGGCCGGTTCCTCGGCAGGAAAAACATTCCTTGATCGGCGTGCCCGGTTCAGCTCCCTTCCCTTGACAGCGGGAACAGGAAACCATTTTTTCTAAAACTATTTCCTTCTCCTTTCCCCGCATCGCTTCTTCCATTGAAATCTCCATTTCGATTTTTATATCTTTTCCGTTT
This sequence is a window from Candidatus Nealsonbacteria bacterium CG07_land_8_20_14_0_80_39_13. Protein-coding genes within it:
- a CDS encoding DUF4325 domain-containing protein, which encodes MITELKKFGTTLISRQTGKEAFLAFRPLSKGAKEDEIIELNFDGVLTFSPSWGDEFLTPLLNIYGNRLILKNTSNPSVKATLEILETTIGKEFRKI
- the dnaJ gene encoding molecular chaperone DnaJ translates to MAKDYYQVLGIKKDASKEDIKKAYRKLAHEYHPDKKGGNEAKFKEINEAYQILSDEQKKQQYDRFGRTFEGVASGNSGGFNAEPGFDFQWAWGRPGGGGSERDFDFEEMGDFGGIGDLSDIMEEMFGFGGQRGEGGGKKDSRNGKDIKIEMEISMEEAMRGKEKEIVLEKMVSCSRCQGKGAEPGTPIKECFSCRGTGHVQQIRKTFLGSFTQRVVCPECKGEGNKPEKPCNVCRGEGRIKEKETVVFFMPAGVNANQMLKVEGKGDAGRRGGRPGSLYIRIMVKPHPVFQRKGDDLIADVLISFSQAALGGEIKIIALDGKKMTVKVPSGTKSGKILKISNEGIPHFSGSGSGNLFIQLTINTPQKLTKEQEELLKKLKEAGL